The proteins below come from a single Streptomyces tubercidicus genomic window:
- a CDS encoding NADH-quinone oxidoreductase subunit G produces the protein MTVTTTGSDSGSAARPSGGGEAAIPPEDLVTLTIDGIEISVPKGTLVIRAAELLGIEIPRFCDHPLLDPAGACRQCIVEVEGQRKPMASCTITCTDGMVVKSQLTSPVAEKAQRGVMELLLINHPLDCPVCDKGGECPLQNQAMQVGDPESRFEGRKRTFEKPVPISTQVLLDRERCVLCARCTRFSNQIAGDPMIELVERGALQQVGTGEGDPFQSYFSGNTIQICPVGALTSAAYRFRSRPFDLVSSPSVCEHCAGGCATRTDHRRGKVMRRLAADDPEVNEEWICDKGRFAFRYAQQRDRLEHPLVRNPESGELEPTSWPAALEAAARGLAAAKGRTGVLTGGRLTVEDAYAYAKFARIALGTNDIDFRARVHSAEEADFLASRVAGRGRDLDGGGVTYTALEKAPAVLLAGIEAEEEAPGVFLRLRKAHRRSGQRTYGLAAYASRGLIKAGGTLLPSAPGTETEWLDALAGGAGLEGEGRTAAEALRADGSVIVVGERLAAVPGALTAALRLASATGARLVWIPRRAGERGAVEAGALPGLLPGGRPATDPRARDEVAAAWGVAALPHRHGRDTGQIIEAAATGELSALLVAGVEVADLPDPARALAALDQVGFLVSLELRPSQVTERADVVFPVAAVVEKDGTFLNWEGRARLFEAALKPDQMTRRHLLPDSRVLHMLADALDVHLALPDIRAVRRELDRLGGWDGPYAGEPVETGRALPRPDSGEAVLAGHRLLLDQGRLQEGDKALAGTRHAAVARLSEITAQETGVKDGDLLAVTGPAGSVRLPLQVTPMPDRVVWLPLNSTGGGIAADTGARPGDLVTISAAPGTPEPAEEVDA, from the coding sequence ATGACCGTCACGACCACGGGGTCGGACAGCGGCTCCGCCGCGCGTCCCTCGGGGGGCGGCGAGGCAGCGATCCCGCCGGAGGACCTCGTCACCCTGACGATCGACGGCATCGAGATCTCCGTCCCCAAGGGGACGCTGGTCATCCGCGCCGCCGAACTCCTCGGCATCGAGATCCCGCGCTTCTGCGACCATCCGCTGCTGGACCCGGCGGGCGCCTGCCGCCAGTGCATCGTGGAGGTCGAGGGCCAGCGCAAGCCGATGGCCTCCTGCACCATCACCTGCACCGACGGCATGGTCGTCAAGTCGCAGCTGACCTCCCCGGTGGCCGAGAAGGCCCAGCGCGGGGTCATGGAGCTGCTGCTGATCAACCACCCGTTGGACTGCCCGGTCTGCGACAAGGGCGGCGAGTGCCCGCTGCAGAACCAGGCGATGCAGGTCGGCGACCCGGAGTCGCGCTTCGAAGGCAGGAAGCGCACGTTCGAGAAGCCGGTGCCGATCTCCACCCAGGTGCTGCTGGACCGCGAGCGCTGTGTGCTGTGTGCGCGCTGCACCCGCTTCAGCAACCAGATCGCCGGCGACCCGATGATCGAGCTCGTCGAGCGCGGCGCCCTCCAGCAGGTCGGCACCGGCGAGGGCGACCCCTTCCAGTCGTACTTCTCCGGCAACACCATTCAGATCTGCCCGGTCGGCGCGCTCACCTCCGCCGCGTACCGCTTCCGCTCCCGCCCGTTCGACCTGGTCTCCTCGCCGTCGGTGTGCGAGCACTGCGCGGGCGGCTGCGCGACCCGTACGGACCACCGGCGCGGCAAGGTGATGCGGCGGCTGGCGGCAGACGACCCCGAGGTCAACGAGGAGTGGATCTGCGACAAGGGCCGGTTCGCCTTCCGGTACGCGCAGCAGCGCGACCGGCTGGAGCACCCCCTGGTGCGCAATCCGGAGTCCGGTGAACTGGAGCCGACGAGCTGGCCGGCGGCCCTGGAGGCGGCGGCCCGCGGGCTGGCCGCCGCCAAGGGGCGCACCGGCGTGCTGACCGGCGGCCGGCTGACCGTCGAGGACGCCTACGCCTACGCCAAGTTCGCCCGGATCGCGCTGGGCACCAACGACATCGACTTCCGGGCCAGGGTGCACAGCGCCGAGGAGGCCGACTTCCTGGCGTCCCGGGTCGCCGGGCGCGGCCGTGATCTGGACGGCGGGGGTGTCACGTACACCGCGCTGGAGAAGGCACCGGCCGTACTGCTGGCCGGAATCGAGGCCGAGGAGGAGGCCCCGGGCGTCTTCCTGCGGCTGCGCAAGGCGCACCGCAGGAGCGGACAGCGCACCTACGGGCTGGCCGCTTACGCCTCGCGCGGGCTGATCAAGGCCGGTGGCACGCTGCTGCCGTCCGCTCCCGGTACGGAGACCGAATGGCTGGACGCGCTCGCGGGCGGGGCCGGCCTGGAGGGTGAGGGCCGTACCGCGGCCGAGGCGCTGCGGGCCGACGGTTCGGTGATCGTCGTCGGGGAGCGGCTGGCGGCGGTGCCCGGCGCGCTGACCGCCGCGCTGCGTCTGGCGTCGGCCACCGGGGCCCGCCTGGTGTGGATCCCGCGGCGGGCGGGGGAGCGCGGCGCCGTCGAGGCGGGCGCGCTGCCGGGTCTGCTGCCGGGCGGGCGGCCGGCCACCGATCCGCGGGCGCGCGACGAGGTCGCCGCCGCCTGGGGTGTGGCCGCGCTGCCGCACCGGCACGGCCGGGACACCGGCCAGATCATCGAGGCCGCGGCGACCGGTGAGCTCAGTGCGCTCCTGGTGGCGGGCGTCGAGGTCGCCGATCTGCCGGACCCGGCCCGCGCATTGGCCGCGCTGGACCAGGTCGGCTTCCTGGTCAGCCTGGAGCTGCGGCCCTCGCAGGTCACCGAGCGGGCGGATGTGGTCTTCCCGGTGGCGGCCGTGGTGGAGAAGGACGGGACCTTCCTCAACTGGGAGGGCCGGGCGCGGCTGTTCGAGGCCGCGCTCAAACCGGACCAGATGACCCGGCGGCATCTGCTGCCGGACTCGCGGGTGCTGCACATGCTCGCCGACGCCCTTGATGTCCATCTGGCGCTGCCGGACATCCGCGCCGTACGCCGTGAACTGGACCGGCTGGGCGGCTGGGACGGTCCGTACGCGGGCGAGCCCGTGGAGACCGGGCGTGCGCTGCCCCGCCCCGACAGCGGGGAGGCCGTGCTGGCCGGTCACCGGCTGCTGCTGGACCAGGGGCGGCTCCAGGAAGGCGACAAGGCGCTGGCCGGTACTAGGCACGCCGCGGTCGCCCGCCTGTCGGAGATCACGGCGCAGGAGACCGGGGTCAAGGACGGGGATCTGCTGGCGGTCACCGGTCCGGCCGGCTCGGTCCGGCTGCCGCTCCAGGTCACGCCGATGCCCGACCGGGTGGTGTGGCTGCCACTCAACTCGACGGGCGGTGGCATCGCCGCCGATACCGGGGCCCGCCCCGGTGACCTGGTGACGATCTCCGCCGCCCCGGGCACCCCGGAGCCGGCCGAGGAGGTGGACGCATGA
- the nuoH gene encoding NADH-quinone oxidoreductase subunit NuoH, giving the protein MMQLDQLAAAGSALAQEDLSMFGRDPWWLVVIKAVFCFAFLMLTVLFSIVWERKVVAWMQLRIGPNRHGPWGMLQSLADGIKLMLKEDLVVKRADKLVYLLAPVVAAIPAFMAIAVIPFGPAGNEISIFGVRTPMQLTDLPIGILYILATASVGIYGIVLAGWSSGSTYPLLGGLRSCAQMISYEIAMGMSFAAVFLYSGSMSTSTIVESQQNRWYILLLPVSFIIYIVAMVGETNRAPFDMPESEGDLVGGFNTEYSSIKFAMFMLAEYINMVTVSAVAITLFLGGWRAPWPISTFWEGANHGWWPLLWFTLKVQLLLFFFIWLRGTLPRVRYDQFMKLGWKVLIPVSLVWLMLVATVRALKNEGYNFSQIVLYVAGSAVVLLLISLLVDFFRRAEKEEETDGDGAFDPMAGGFPVPPLPGQSLPPVPRRRPRRERELIVSGGVDTVSDGIGNDGKGGDGA; this is encoded by the coding sequence ATGATGCAGCTCGATCAACTCGCCGCCGCCGGGAGCGCGCTGGCCCAGGAAGACCTGTCGATGTTCGGCCGCGACCCGTGGTGGCTCGTCGTCATCAAGGCGGTCTTCTGCTTCGCGTTCCTGATGCTGACGGTGCTGTTCTCGATCGTCTGGGAACGCAAGGTCGTCGCATGGATGCAGCTGCGCATCGGCCCCAACCGGCACGGCCCCTGGGGGATGCTGCAGTCCCTCGCCGACGGCATCAAGCTGATGCTGAAGGAGGACCTGGTCGTCAAGCGGGCCGACAAGCTGGTCTACCTCCTGGCGCCGGTGGTGGCGGCCATTCCGGCCTTCATGGCGATCGCGGTGATCCCCTTCGGGCCCGCGGGCAACGAGATCTCCATCTTCGGTGTCCGTACCCCGATGCAGCTCACGGACCTGCCGATCGGCATCCTCTACATCCTGGCCACGGCCTCGGTCGGCATCTACGGGATCGTGCTGGCGGGCTGGTCCTCCGGCTCGACCTATCCGCTGCTCGGCGGGCTGCGCTCGTGCGCGCAGATGATCTCGTACGAGATCGCGATGGGGATGTCGTTCGCGGCGGTGTTCCTCTACTCCGGGTCGATGTCGACGTCGACCATCGTGGAGTCGCAGCAGAACCGGTGGTACATCCTGCTGCTGCCGGTGTCGTTCATCATCTACATCGTCGCGATGGTGGGTGAGACCAACCGCGCGCCGTTCGACATGCCGGAGTCCGAGGGCGACCTCGTCGGCGGCTTCAACACCGAGTACTCGTCCATCAAGTTCGCGATGTTCATGCTCGCCGAGTACATCAACATGGTGACCGTCTCGGCCGTCGCGATCACCCTCTTCCTGGGCGGCTGGCGGGCCCCCTGGCCGATCTCCACCTTCTGGGAAGGCGCGAACCACGGCTGGTGGCCGCTGCTCTGGTTCACGCTCAAGGTGCAGCTGCTGCTGTTCTTCTTCATCTGGCTGCGCGGCACCCTTCCCCGGGTGCGCTACGACCAGTTCATGAAGCTGGGCTGGAAGGTCCTCATCCCGGTCTCGCTGGTCTGGCTGATGCTGGTCGCCACCGTCCGGGCGCTGAAGAACGAGGGCTACAACTTCTCCCAGATCGTGCTGTACGTCGCGGGCAGCGCCGTCGTGCTGCTGCTGATCTCCCTCCTCGTGGACTTCTTCCGGCGTGCCGAGAAGGAGGAGGAGACGGACGGCGACGGGGCCTTCGACCCGATGGCCGGCGGCTTCCCCGTGCCGCCGCTGCCCGGACAGAGCCTTCCGCCGGTGCCGCGCCGCAGGCCGCGCCGGGAGCGGGAGTTGATTGTCAGTGGCGGGGTGGACACTGTCAGTGACGGAATCGGAAACGACGGAAAGGGGGGCGACGGTGCCTGA
- the nuoK gene encoding NADH-quinone oxidoreductase subunit NuoK, whose protein sequence is MSPVYYLYLAALLFTIGAAGVLIRRNAIVVFMCIELMLNACNLAFVTFSRMHGNLDGQIIAFFTMVVAAAEVVVGLAIIVSIFRTRHTASVDDASLMKL, encoded by the coding sequence ATGAGCCCGGTCTACTACCTCTATCTCGCCGCCCTGTTGTTCACCATCGGCGCGGCCGGGGTGCTGATCAGGCGGAACGCCATCGTGGTGTTCATGTGCATCGAGCTGATGCTCAACGCCTGCAATCTCGCCTTCGTCACCTTCTCGCGGATGCACGGGAATCTGGACGGCCAGATCATCGCCTTCTTCACGATGGTCGTCGCCGCGGCCGAGGTCGTGGTCGGTCTGGCGATCATCGTGTCGATCTTCCGCACCCGTCATACGGCCTCGGTCGACGACGCCAGCCTGATGAAGCTGTAA
- a CDS encoding NADH-quinone oxidoreductase subunit M, whose translation MSFPLLTAVAVVPAVGAIATAALPAAKRTAAKWLALLFSLATFALALVVAFRFDPGAKGPFQLTESHAWISDFGVRYELGVDGIAVALIALTTLLIPFVILAGWHDADPLEEAEPNRRWRPTQGFFALILAVEAMVVLSFEATDVFLFYIFFEAMLIPMYFLIGGFGDRAGGDGEEQEAGRRSYAAVKFLLYNLAGGLIMLAAVIGLYAVTADQLGSGTFSLQQIVEARAAGKLDIGTGTERLLFLGFFFAFAVKAPLWPLHTWLPGAMGESTAPVAVLITAVVDKVGTFAMLRFCLQLFPEASSWATPVILVLALISVLYGALLAVAQRDIKRLIAYASISHFGFIILGIFAMTTQGQSGATLYMVNHGISTAALMLVAGFLISRRGSRLIGDFGGVQKVAPVLAGTFLIGGLATLSLPGLAPFVSEFLVLVGTFSRYPVIGIIATLGIVLAALYVLVLYQRTMTGPVKTEVKSMPDLRVRELVVVAPLIALLLFLGVYPKPLTDLIDPAVGHTLSVVDKKDPKPTVQVDAVPGQGRPGHTVHDQDVEAAK comes from the coding sequence ATGTCGTTCCCCCTGCTGACGGCGGTGGCCGTGGTACCGGCGGTCGGTGCGATCGCCACCGCCGCGCTGCCCGCCGCCAAGCGCACCGCGGCCAAATGGCTCGCGCTGCTGTTCTCGCTGGCCACCTTCGCGCTGGCCCTGGTCGTCGCGTTCCGCTTCGACCCGGGCGCGAAGGGCCCCTTCCAGCTCACCGAATCCCATGCCTGGATCAGCGACTTCGGCGTCCGCTACGAACTCGGCGTGGACGGCATCGCGGTCGCCCTGATCGCGCTGACCACCCTGCTGATCCCCTTCGTCATCCTGGCGGGCTGGCATGACGCCGACCCCCTGGAAGAGGCCGAGCCCAACCGGCGCTGGCGGCCCACCCAGGGCTTCTTCGCGCTGATCCTGGCGGTCGAGGCGATGGTGGTGCTCTCCTTCGAGGCCACCGATGTCTTCCTCTTCTACATCTTCTTCGAAGCCATGCTGATCCCGATGTACTTCCTCATCGGCGGCTTCGGGGACCGTGCGGGCGGGGACGGCGAGGAGCAGGAAGCGGGCCGGCGGTCGTACGCCGCGGTCAAGTTCCTGCTCTACAACCTGGCCGGCGGACTGATCATGCTGGCCGCCGTGATCGGGCTGTACGCCGTCACCGCCGACCAGCTCGGCAGCGGCACCTTCTCGCTCCAGCAGATCGTCGAGGCACGGGCGGCCGGAAAGCTGGACATCGGCACCGGCACGGAGCGGCTGCTCTTCCTCGGCTTCTTCTTCGCCTTCGCGGTGAAGGCGCCGCTGTGGCCGCTGCACACCTGGCTGCCGGGCGCCATGGGCGAGTCGACGGCGCCGGTCGCGGTGCTGATCACCGCGGTGGTCGACAAGGTCGGCACGTTCGCGATGCTCCGCTTCTGCCTCCAGCTGTTCCCGGAGGCCAGCAGCTGGGCGACGCCCGTCATCCTGGTGCTCGCGCTGATCAGCGTGCTCTACGGGGCGCTGCTGGCGGTCGCCCAGCGGGACATCAAGCGGCTGATCGCCTATGCCTCGATCTCCCACTTCGGCTTCATCATCCTGGGCATCTTCGCGATGACCACCCAGGGCCAGAGCGGCGCGACGCTCTACATGGTCAACCACGGCATCTCGACCGCCGCCCTGATGCTGGTGGCCGGGTTCCTGATCAGCCGCCGCGGCTCGCGCCTGATCGGGGACTTCGGCGGTGTCCAGAAGGTCGCCCCGGTCCTCGCCGGGACGTTCCTGATCGGCGGTCTCGCGACCCTGTCGCTGCCCGGTCTGGCGCCGTTCGTCAGCGAATTCCTGGTCCTGGTCGGCACGTTCAGCCGCTATCCGGTGATCGGGATCATCGCGACCCTGGGCATCGTCCTCGCCGCGCTGTACGTCCTCGTGCTCTACCAGCGGACGATGACCGGGCCGGTGAAGACCGAGGTGAAGAGCATGCCGGACCTCCGGGTGCGGGAGCTGGTGGTGGTGGCGCCGCTGATCGCGCTGCTGCTCTTCCTCGGGGTGTATCCCAAGCCGCTCACCGACCTCATCGATCCGGCGGTCGGCCACACCCTGTCCGTCGTGGACAAGAAGGACCCCAAGCCCACCGTGCAGGTGGACGCCGTGCCCGGTCAGGGCCGGCCCGGCCATACCGTGCATGATCAAGATGTGGAGGCCGCGAAGTGA
- the nuoI gene encoding NADH-quinone oxidoreductase subunit NuoI translates to MPEFQNPVAGFGVTFKAMFKKRLTEQYPEEKKPTAPRFHGRHQLNRHPDGLEKCIGCELCAWACPADAIYVEGADNTDEERYSPGERYGRVYQINYLRCILCGLCVEACPTRALTMTNEYELADRSRESLIYTKEELLAGLEETMVDSPHAIYPGMTEKDYYKGLVTEAAPGTVRQTATSKGEKADGNSQEKGARA, encoded by the coding sequence GTGCCTGAGTTCCAGAACCCCGTGGCCGGCTTCGGCGTGACCTTCAAGGCCATGTTCAAGAAGCGGCTGACCGAGCAGTATCCGGAGGAGAAGAAGCCGACGGCGCCGCGTTTCCACGGCCGCCACCAGCTCAACCGGCATCCGGACGGGCTGGAGAAGTGCATCGGCTGCGAGCTGTGCGCCTGGGCCTGCCCGGCGGACGCGATCTATGTCGAGGGCGCGGACAACACCGACGAGGAGCGCTACTCCCCGGGCGAGCGCTACGGCCGCGTCTACCAGATCAACTATCTGCGCTGCATCCTGTGCGGTCTGTGCGTCGAGGCCTGCCCGACCCGCGCGCTGACCATGACCAATGAGTACGAACTCGCCGACCGGTCCCGTGAATCGCTCATCTACACCAAGGAAGAGCTGCTCGCGGGCCTGGAGGAGACCATGGTCGACAGCCCGCATGCGATCTACCCCGGCATGACGGAGAAGGACTACTACAAGGGCCTGGTGACCGAGGCCGCGCCGGGGACGGTCCGTCAGACCGCCACCTCCAAGGGCGAGAAGGCCGACGGGAACTCTCAGGAGAAGGGGGCGCGCGCATGA
- a CDS encoding NADH-quinone oxidoreductase subunit J, translating into MTGLAAAASMTSTGEAVQFWILGSVAVIGALCTILMRRAVHSALSLAGTMIVLAVFYLANGAYFLGVVQIVVYTGAIMMLFLFVVMLVGVTAADSLKETLKGQRWLAAGAGLGFGILLIAGIGNASLKEFNGLGEANAGGNVQGLAALIFTKYVFAFEVTGVLLITAAVGAMVLTHRERTERAKTQREQSEARIREGKQVPPLPAPGVYARHNAVDIPGLLPDGTVSELSVNPTLRGRGQIRDVSVASLAELKALERRSEDWLGRGSEDEPGPSSSGGPASKEHKEGAKK; encoded by the coding sequence ATGACCGGCCTCGCCGCCGCGGCCTCCATGACGTCCACGGGGGAGGCCGTGCAGTTCTGGATCCTGGGCAGCGTCGCCGTCATCGGCGCGCTGTGCACGATCCTGATGAGGCGCGCGGTGCACAGCGCGCTCTCGCTCGCCGGGACCATGATCGTCCTGGCGGTCTTCTACCTCGCCAACGGCGCCTACTTCCTCGGCGTCGTCCAGATCGTCGTCTACACCGGCGCGATCATGATGCTGTTCCTGTTCGTCGTCATGCTGGTCGGTGTCACCGCGGCGGACTCCCTCAAGGAGACGCTCAAGGGCCAGCGCTGGCTCGCCGCCGGTGCGGGCCTCGGCTTCGGCATCCTGCTGATCGCCGGTATCGGCAACGCCTCGCTCAAGGAGTTCAACGGCCTGGGCGAGGCCAACGCCGGCGGCAATGTGCAGGGCCTGGCGGCGCTGATCTTCACCAAGTACGTCTTCGCCTTCGAAGTCACCGGCGTGCTGCTGATCACGGCGGCGGTCGGCGCGATGGTGCTCACCCACCGGGAGCGCACGGAGCGCGCGAAGACCCAGCGGGAGCAGTCCGAGGCGCGTATCCGCGAGGGCAAGCAGGTGCCGCCGCTGCCCGCACCGGGGGTCTACGCCCGGCACAACGCCGTGGACATCCCGGGCCTGTTGCCCGACGGCACGGTGTCCGAGCTCAGCGTCAATCCGACGCTGCGGGGGCGCGGCCAGATCCGGGATGTCTCCGTGGCGTCGCTCGCCGAGCTGAAGGCGCTGGAGCGGCGCTCCGAGGACTGGCTGGGCCGTGGCTCCGAGGACGAGCCCGGCCCGTCGTCGTCCGGTGGCCCGGCGTCGAAGGAGCACAAGGAGGGGGCCAAGAAATGA
- the nuoL gene encoding NADH-quinone oxidoreductase subunit L, whose protein sequence is MENLIALLVAAPLVGAALLLCGGNRLDRTGHLIGTFFSVASFAVGVVLFADMLGRGAEDRALHQHLFSWIPVGGFQADVAFQLDQLSMTFVLLITGVGSLIHIYSIGYMEHDERRRRFFGYLNLFLAAMLLLVLADNYLLLYVGWEGVGLASYLLIGFWQHKPSAATAAKKAFLVNRVGDMGLSIAIMLMFTTFGTFAFGPVLAATGTMTSGAAAPGSEGKLTALGLLLLLAACGKSAQVPLQSWLGDAMEGPTPVSALIHAATMVTAGVYLITRSGAIFNAAPTAQLAVVVVGAVTLLFGAIVGCAKDDIKKALAGSTMSQIGYMILAAGLGPIGYAFAIMHLVTHGFFKAGLFLGAGSVMHGMNDEVDMRRYGGLRKYMPVTFVTFGLGYLAIIGFPGLSGFFSKDKIIEAAFAKGGTEGWILGGAALLGAAITAFYMTRVMLMTFFGEKRWDPSEVHPHESPKVMTLPMIVLALGSVFAGGLFSVNEAFVKWLEPVTSFAHGHPPVSATTVTAATIVVLLIGVGIAWGMYGRKPVPALAPRGSLLTRAARRDLLQDDFNDLVFVRGGQELTGTLVQLDRTLVDGAVNGTAASMGGLSGLLRRLQTGFVRSYAVQMLGGAAVLVAATLLMRGV, encoded by the coding sequence GTGGAGAACTTGATCGCGCTGCTTGTCGCGGCACCGCTGGTCGGTGCGGCACTGCTGCTGTGCGGTGGCAATCGACTCGACCGCACCGGCCACTTGATCGGCACATTCTTCTCGGTGGCGTCGTTCGCCGTCGGGGTGGTGCTCTTCGCCGATATGCTCGGGCGGGGCGCCGAGGACCGTGCCCTGCATCAGCATCTGTTCAGCTGGATCCCGGTCGGCGGCTTCCAGGCCGACGTCGCCTTCCAGCTCGACCAGCTGTCCATGACGTTCGTCCTGCTGATCACCGGTGTCGGCTCGCTGATCCACATCTATTCGATCGGCTATATGGAGCACGACGAGCGGCGCCGCCGCTTCTTCGGCTACCTCAATCTCTTCCTCGCGGCGATGCTGCTGCTCGTCCTCGCCGACAACTACCTTCTGCTGTACGTCGGCTGGGAGGGCGTCGGCCTCGCCTCGTACCTGCTCATCGGCTTCTGGCAGCACAAGCCGAGCGCGGCCACCGCCGCCAAGAAGGCGTTCCTGGTCAACCGCGTCGGCGATATGGGCCTGTCCATCGCGATCATGCTGATGTTCACGACGTTCGGGACCTTCGCCTTCGGCCCGGTCCTCGCCGCCACCGGCACGATGACATCAGGCGCTGCCGCGCCGGGCTCCGAGGGCAAGCTGACCGCCCTCGGGCTGCTGCTGCTGCTGGCCGCCTGCGGCAAGTCGGCGCAGGTACCGCTCCAGTCCTGGCTCGGGGACGCGATGGAGGGCCCGACCCCGGTCTCGGCCCTGATCCACGCCGCCACGATGGTCACCGCCGGGGTGTATCTGATCACCCGCTCCGGGGCGATCTTCAATGCCGCCCCGACCGCCCAGCTGGCGGTCGTCGTGGTCGGTGCGGTCACGCTCCTCTTCGGTGCGATCGTCGGTTGCGCCAAGGACGACATCAAGAAGGCGCTGGCCGGTTCGACGATGTCGCAGATCGGCTACATGATCCTGGCCGCCGGCCTCGGTCCGATCGGCTACGCCTTCGCGATCATGCACCTGGTCACCCACGGCTTCTTCAAGGCGGGCCTCTTCCTCGGCGCCGGTTCCGTGATGCACGGGATGAACGACGAGGTGGACATGCGCCGTTACGGCGGCCTGCGGAAGTACATGCCGGTCACGTTCGTCACCTTCGGCCTCGGCTATTTGGCGATCATCGGCTTCCCGGGGCTGTCCGGCTTCTTCTCCAAGGACAAGATCATCGAGGCGGCGTTCGCCAAGGGCGGCACCGAGGGCTGGATCCTCGGCGGCGCGGCCCTGCTGGGCGCCGCGATCACCGCGTTCTACATGACACGGGTGATGCTGATGACCTTCTTCGGCGAGAAGCGCTGGGACCCCAGCGAGGTGCATCCGCACGAGTCGCCGAAGGTCATGACGCTCCCGATGATCGTGCTGGCCCTCGGATCGGTCTTCGCGGGCGGGCTGTTCAGCGTCAACGAGGCCTTTGTGAAGTGGCTGGAGCCGGTCACCTCGTTCGCCCACGGCCACCCGCCGGTCAGTGCCACCACGGTCACCGCCGCGACGATCGTGGTGCTGCTCATCGGGGTCGGCATCGCCTGGGGGATGTACGGCCGCAAGCCCGTGCCGGCCCTGGCCCCGCGCGGCTCGCTGCTGACCCGGGCCGCCCGCCGCGATCTGCTCCAGGACGACTTCAACGACCTCGTGTTCGTGCGCGGCGGCCAGGAGCTCACCGGCACCCTCGTCCAGCTCGACCGCACCCTCGTGGACGGCGCGGTCAACGGCACGGCGGCGTCGATGGGCGGACTCTCCGGCCTGCTGCGCCGGTTGCAGACCGGATTCGTCCGTTCGTACGCGGTCCAGATGCTGGGCGGGGCCGCCGTTCTCGTCGCCGCGACCCTGCTGATGAGGGGAGTCTGA